A genomic stretch from Oleomonas cavernae includes:
- the gcvPB gene encoding aminomethyl-transferring glycine dehydrogenase subunit GcvPB produces the protein MMNRQGRPSTPGDAAAGGVDTVLGHRGLDHEEGLIFEQGQAGRTGVDLPLPPAVRSRLGGLARKGEIGLPGLSEPQVVRHFVRLSRRNYAIDMGLYPLGSCTMKHNPRLNEKLARLPGFGDLHPMAPLSTTQGAVELIGTLAHWLKTLTGMPAVAMSPKAGAHGELCGLMAIRAAHEAAGEGATRKRVLVPESAHGTNPATAAYCGFNVDAIPATEDGRVDLGALKAKLGPDVAAIMLTNPNTCGLFERDIREIAEAIHSVGAYFYCDGANFNAIVGRVRPGDLGVDAMHINLHKTFSTPHGGGGPGSGPVVLSAALAPFAPLPWIVERDGGFELVEEPNERGDGAQSFGRMTAFHGQMGMYVRALAYMMSHGADGLAQAAADAVLAANYILASLGDVMTAPFEGPCMHEALFDDRFLKDTGVTTLDFAKAMIDEGYHPMTMYFPLVVHGAMLIEPTESESKESLDEFIAVMRRLAQAAKAGEVDRFAGAPFYAPRRRLDETAAARKPVLRWTPPAVAKAAE, from the coding sequence CGCACCGGCGTCGACCTGCCCCTGCCGCCGGCGGTGCGCAGCCGCCTGGGCGGTCTGGCCCGCAAGGGCGAGATCGGCCTGCCCGGCCTGTCGGAGCCGCAGGTGGTGCGCCATTTCGTGCGCCTGTCGCGGCGCAACTATGCCATCGACATGGGGCTCTACCCGCTGGGCTCGTGCACGATGAAGCACAACCCGCGCCTGAACGAGAAACTGGCGCGCCTGCCGGGCTTCGGCGACCTGCATCCCATGGCGCCGCTTTCCACCACCCAGGGCGCGGTCGAACTGATCGGCACCCTGGCCCATTGGCTGAAAACCCTGACCGGGATGCCGGCGGTGGCGATGAGCCCCAAGGCCGGCGCCCATGGCGAATTGTGCGGCCTGATGGCGATCCGCGCGGCGCACGAGGCGGCGGGCGAGGGGGCGACGCGCAAGCGCGTCCTGGTGCCCGAGTCCGCTCACGGCACCAACCCGGCGACCGCGGCCTACTGCGGTTTCAACGTGGACGCGATTCCGGCGACCGAGGACGGCCGGGTGGACCTGGGCGCGCTGAAGGCCAAGCTGGGGCCCGATGTCGCCGCGATCATGCTGACCAACCCCAACACCTGCGGCCTGTTCGAGCGCGACATCCGCGAGATCGCCGAGGCGATTCATAGTGTTGGCGCCTATTTCTACTGCGACGGGGCGAACTTCAACGCCATCGTCGGGCGGGTGCGGCCGGGCGACCTGGGCGTCGACGCCATGCACATCAACCTGCACAAGACCTTCTCGACCCCGCACGGCGGCGGTGGTCCGGGCTCCGGCCCCGTGGTGCTGTCGGCGGCCCTGGCCCCCTTCGCGCCGCTGCCCTGGATCGTCGAGCGCGACGGTGGCTTCGAACTGGTCGAGGAACCCAACGAACGGGGCGATGGCGCGCAGAGCTTCGGCCGCATGACCGCGTTCCACGGCCAGATGGGCATGTATGTCCGGGCGCTGGCCTACATGATGAGCCACGGCGCCGACGGCCTGGCCCAGGCCGCGGCCGATGCCGTGCTGGCGGCCAACTACATCCTGGCTTCCCTGGGCGATGTCATGACCGCGCCGTTCGAGGGGCCCTGCATGCACGAGGCGCTGTTCGACGACCGCTTCCTGAAGGACACGGGGGTGACCACGCTCGACTTCGCCAAGGCGATGATCGACGAGGGCTACCACCCCATGACCATGTATTTCCCCCTGGTCGTGCATGGCGCCATGCTGATCGAGCCCACCGAGTCCGAATCCAAGGAGAGCCTGGACGAGTTCATCGCCGTGATGCGCCGCCTGGCCCAGGCGGCCAAGGCGGGCGAGGTCGACCGCTTCGCCGGCGCCCCGTTCTATGCCCCCCGGCGCCGGCTCGACGAGACCGCGGCGGCCCGCAAGCCGGTCCTGCGCTGGACCCCGCCGGCGGTGGCAAAAGCGGCGGAGTAG
- a CDS encoding GIY-YIG nuclease family protein has translation MAGWVYILASGRNGTLYTGVTSDLVGRIYVHRTKGVPGFTARYGVARLVWFERHDDITAAITREKQLKHWRREWKMNLIEATNPTWDDLYDSISR, from the coding sequence ATGGCGGGCTGGGTCTATATCCTGGCGTCGGGCCGCAATGGCACGCTCTATACCGGCGTGACCAGCGATCTCGTTGGGCGCATCTATGTCCATCGGACCAAAGGCGTGCCCGGGTTCACCGCGCGGTACGGCGTGGCCCGCTTGGTCTGGTTTGAACGCCACGACGACATCACCGCCGCCATAACCCGTGAAAAGCAACTCAAGCATTGGCGGCGCGAGTGGAAGATGAACTTGATCGAGGCGACGAATCCGACCTGGGACGACCTCTATGACTCGATCAGTCGGTGA
- the ubiG gene encoding bifunctional 2-polyprenyl-6-hydroxyphenol methylase/3-demethylubiquinol 3-O-methyltransferase UbiG produces the protein MAGEQAERTTIDAAEVAQFAAIADEWWDPRGKFKPLHKFNPTRLAYLRHRIGAHFGKNAAEASPFAGLRVLDIGCGGGLLCEPMARLGATVVGADAAERNVKVAAVHAEQSGLSIDYRHTTAEALAAAGERFDIVLNMEVVEHVADINLFMAACAAMVKPGGVMVTATINRTLKAFALAIVGAEYVLGWVPRGTHHYDKFVRPSELAAALRLTGMAISEYTGVSYNPVADEWRLGKDLDVNYMAFATRPA, from the coding sequence ATGGCAGGCGAACAGGCAGAGCGGACCACGATCGACGCAGCGGAAGTCGCGCAATTCGCCGCGATTGCCGACGAATGGTGGGATCCCCGTGGCAAGTTCAAGCCGCTGCATAAGTTCAACCCCACCCGCCTCGCCTATCTGCGCCACCGTATCGGCGCTCATTTCGGCAAGAATGCGGCAGAGGCGAGCCCCTTCGCCGGGTTGCGGGTGCTCGACATCGGCTGCGGCGGCGGCCTGCTGTGCGAGCCCATGGCCAGGCTGGGCGCCACCGTCGTGGGTGCCGACGCGGCCGAGCGCAACGTGAAGGTGGCAGCCGTCCATGCCGAGCAATCGGGCCTGTCGATCGACTACCGCCACACCACGGCCGAGGCCCTGGCGGCCGCCGGCGAGCGATTCGACATCGTCTTGAACATGGAAGTGGTCGAGCACGTGGCCGACATCAACCTGTTCATGGCAGCCTGCGCCGCGATGGTGAAGCCCGGTGGCGTGATGGTCACGGCGACGATCAACCGCACCCTGAAGGCCTTTGCGCTGGCCATCGTCGGCGCCGAATACGTGCTGGGCTGGGTCCCCCGCGGCACCCACCACTACGATAAATTCGTGCGCCCCAGCGAACTGGCCGCCGCCCTGCGCCTGACCGGCATGGCGATCAGCGAATACACGGGGGTGAGCTACAACCCCGTCGCCGACGAATGGCGCCTGGGCAAGGACTTGGACGTGAACTACATGGCGTTCGCGACGCGGCCAGCCTGA
- a CDS encoding aspartate kinase → MARLVLKFGGTSVGTVERIKNVARRVKAVADAGNEVAVVVSAMSGETNKLVGYCREIAPLHDAREYDAVVASGEQVTAGLLAIALQELGVSARSWAGWQIPLETDGAHGSARIGGINTAEIERRMKDGQVAVVAGFQGVGPDNRITTLGRGGSDTSAVALAAALKADRCDIYTDVDGVYTTDPRIVERARKLDKITYEEMLEMASVGAKVLQIRSVEMAMKHHVRVQVLSSFEDKPGTLVVDEDEIVEQELISGIAYSRDEAKITVVKVADRPGVAAGVFGPLADANVNVDMIVQNVSDDGRTTDLTFTVGKADLVRATSILEEHRGAIGFQELRTDGKVAKISVIGVGMRSHAGIARQMFETLAAKGINIQVISTSEIKISVLVAEDYTELAVRALHTAYGLDAAA, encoded by the coding sequence ATGGCCCGCCTGGTCCTGAAATTCGGCGGCACGTCTGTCGGCACTGTCGAGCGCATCAAGAATGTGGCGCGCCGGGTCAAAGCCGTGGCCGACGCCGGCAATGAGGTCGCTGTCGTGGTGTCCGCCATGTCGGGCGAGACCAACAAGCTGGTGGGCTATTGCCGCGAGATCGCGCCCCTGCACGATGCCCGCGAATATGACGCGGTGGTCGCCAGCGGCGAGCAGGTAACCGCCGGCCTGCTGGCCATCGCCTTGCAGGAACTGGGCGTCTCGGCCCGCTCCTGGGCCGGCTGGCAGATCCCGCTGGAGACCGACGGGGCCCATGGCTCGGCCCGGATCGGCGGGATCAACACGGCCGAGATCGAACGGCGCATGAAGGACGGCCAGGTCGCCGTGGTCGCGGGGTTCCAGGGCGTCGGTCCGGATAACCGTATCACTACCCTGGGCCGGGGCGGGTCGGACACCTCGGCGGTCGCCCTGGCGGCGGCGCTGAAGGCCGATCGCTGCGACATCTATACCGATGTGGACGGGGTCTATACGACCGATCCGCGCATCGTTGAACGGGCCCGCAAGCTGGATAAGATCACTTACGAGGAAATGCTGGAGATGGCGTCGGTCGGCGCCAAGGTTCTGCAGATCCGCTCGGTCGAGATGGCGATGAAGCATCACGTCCGGGTTCAGGTGCTCTCCAGCTTCGAGGACAAGCCCGGCACTTTGGTGGTCGATGAGGATGAAATCGTGGAACAGGAACTGATCTCTGGCATCGCCTACAGCCGCGACGAGGCGAAGATCACCGTGGTGAAGGTGGCGGACCGTCCGGGCGTCGCCGCCGGGGTGTTCGGGCCGCTGGCCGATGCCAATGTCAATGTCGACATGATCGTGCAGAACGTCTCGGACGATGGCCGCACCACCGATCTCACCTTCACCGTCGGCAAGGCGGACCTTGTGCGCGCCACCAGCATTCTGGAAGAGCATCGCGGTGCGATCGGGTTCCAGGAACTGCGCACCGACGGCAAGGTCGCCAAGATCTCGGTCATCGGCGTGGGGATGCGCAGCCATGCCGGCATCGCCCGCCAGATGTTCGAGACGCTGGCCGCCAAAGGCATCAACATCCAGGTGATCTCGACCTCCGAGATCAAGATCAGCGTGCTGGTCGCCGAGGATTATACCGAGCTTGCGGTGCGCGCTTTGCACACCGCCTATGGCCTTGATGCCGCTGCCTGA
- a CDS encoding NAD(P)H-dependent flavin oxidoreductase, whose protein sequence is MANSVTGRDLLDRLWQRGCAFFGTRTAIMGGAMSWVSERHLVAAISNAGGFGVIACGAMPPHLLEAEIAGTKALTNQPFGVNLITMHPQLEQLVDICVAAKVGHVVLAGGLPPKWAIERIKASGAKVICFTPALSLAKKFVRSGVDALVIEGMEAGGHIGPVSTAVLAQEILPEVREVPVFVAGGIGRGEAIAMYLELGASGVQLGTRFVCATESIAHPKFKQAFIRASARDAMPSVQLDPRFPVIPVRALQNQGTRRFMETQAEIVARFNRGEVEKDAAILEIEHFWAGALRRAVIDGDVENGSLMAGQSVGMVTREQPTAEIIEELVNQAAAALTSRLALNAVPTPQPLRA, encoded by the coding sequence ATGGCCAATTCGGTCACCGGACGGGATTTGCTCGACCGGCTGTGGCAGCGCGGGTGCGCATTCTTCGGCACGCGCACCGCGATCATGGGCGGCGCCATGTCCTGGGTCTCGGAACGCCACCTGGTGGCGGCGATTTCCAATGCCGGCGGTTTCGGCGTCATCGCCTGCGGCGCCATGCCGCCGCACCTGCTGGAGGCCGAGATCGCGGGGACCAAGGCCCTGACCAACCAGCCCTTCGGCGTCAACCTGATCACCATGCACCCGCAGCTCGAGCAACTGGTCGACATCTGCGTCGCGGCCAAGGTCGGCCATGTGGTGCTGGCGGGCGGCCTGCCGCCCAAGTGGGCGATCGAGCGGATCAAGGCCAGCGGTGCCAAGGTGATCTGCTTCACCCCGGCCCTGTCGCTGGCCAAGAAGTTCGTGCGCTCGGGCGTCGATGCCCTGGTGATCGAGGGCATGGAGGCGGGCGGCCATATCGGCCCGGTGTCGACGGCGGTGCTGGCCCAGGAAATCCTGCCCGAGGTCCGGGAGGTACCGGTCTTCGTCGCCGGCGGCATCGGCCGGGGCGAGGCGATTGCCATGTATCTCGAGCTGGGCGCGTCGGGCGTGCAGCTCGGCACCCGCTTCGTCTGCGCGACGGAATCGATCGCCCATCCCAAATTCAAGCAGGCCTTCATCCGGGCCTCGGCGCGCGATGCCATGCCCTCGGTCCAGCTCGATCCGCGCTTTCCGGTGATCCCGGTGCGCGCCTTGCAGAATCAGGGCACGCGACGCTTTATGGAGACGCAGGCGGAAATCGTCGCCCGGTTCAACCGTGGCGAGGTCGAGAAGGATGCGGCCATTCTCGAGATCGAACATTTCTGGGCCGGCGCCCTGCGCCGCGCCGTGATCGATGGCGACGTCGAGAACGGCTCGCTGATGGCCGGCCAGTCGGTCGGCATGGTCACGCGCGAGCAGCCGACGGCGGAAATCATCGAGGAACTGGTCAATCAGGCAGCGGCGGCGCTGACCTCGCGGCTGGCCCTGAACGCGGTGCCCACACCGCAACCGCTCAGGGCATGA
- the ptsP gene encoding phosphoenolpyruvate--protein phosphotransferase: MAGAGPAQQRLNQVVRNIAANMVAEVCSIYLLRAGNVLELFATEGLNPESVHKARLKVGEGLVGTIADTATPLSLPDAQSHPKFAYLPETGEEIYHSLVGVPIIRAGRVVGVLVVQNRTMREYDEDEIDAMQTIAMVLAELVGQGELVDPGEFREAELRRREPYIYDGVGLAEGLALGVAVLHEPRVAVDSLIAEDPVVELNRLAEAMSGLRRRIDDMLDDQEVSTGEHRDVLEAYRMFAHDRGWREKIEEAIKSGLTAEAAVERVQMETRARMGSITDPYLRERLSDLEDLANRLMRHLAGKTETAAGDELPEEAILIARSMGPAELLDYDRTRLKAVVLEEGSQTSHVAIVARGLGIPLVGGCERVLERVDPGDVVIADGDTGQVIFRPTQEVAAAFAENLRIRVEQRAEYAALRDVPAETRDGVPIKLYMNAGLMVDLPHLVETGADGIGLFRTELQFMVSSTMPRLAAQIELYANVLASAGDRPVIFRTLDVGGDKVLPYLGAAREENPALGWRAIRLVLDRPALLRYQLRALLIAAAGRTLHVMFPMVADVAEFRQARQILEVERRRLDRLGRPLPEAIRVGTMLEVPALAYQLPALLPLVDFISIGSNDLLQFFFAADRGNPKVSGRYDILAPAALKLLKGINDACTQANVPVSLCGEMAGRPLEAMTLIGLGFRSISMNAVSIGPVKAMLRGLNVGDFRAYIDRLIDGPDRTLRGKIESFARDHGVRI; encoded by the coding sequence ATGGCGGGGGCGGGCCCCGCGCAACAACGCCTCAACCAGGTGGTGCGCAACATCGCGGCCAACATGGTGGCCGAGGTGTGCTCGATCTATCTGCTGCGGGCCGGCAATGTGCTCGAGCTGTTTGCCACCGAAGGCCTGAATCCGGAATCGGTGCACAAGGCCCGGCTGAAGGTGGGCGAGGGCCTGGTCGGGACGATCGCCGACACGGCGACCCCGCTCAGCCTGCCCGATGCCCAGTCGCACCCCAAGTTCGCCTACCTGCCCGAGACCGGCGAAGAGATCTATCACTCGCTGGTCGGGGTGCCGATCATCCGCGCCGGCCGCGTCGTCGGCGTCCTCGTCGTCCAGAACCGCACCATGCGGGAGTACGACGAAGACGAGATCGATGCGATGCAGACCATCGCCATGGTGCTGGCCGAACTGGTCGGCCAGGGCGAACTGGTCGATCCCGGGGAATTCCGCGAAGCCGAACTGCGCCGGCGCGAGCCCTACATCTATGACGGCGTCGGCCTGGCCGAAGGCCTGGCGCTGGGCGTGGCCGTCCTGCACGAGCCGCGCGTCGCCGTCGACAGCCTGATCGCCGAGGATCCGGTCGTCGAGTTGAACCGCCTGGCCGAGGCCATGTCGGGCCTGCGCCGCCGCATCGACGACATGCTCGACGACCAGGAAGTGTCGACCGGCGAACACCGCGATGTCCTTGAAGCCTACCGCATGTTCGCGCATGACCGCGGCTGGCGCGAGAAAATCGAGGAAGCGATCAAGTCGGGCCTGACCGCCGAGGCGGCGGTCGAGCGCGTGCAGATGGAAACCCGCGCGCGCATGGGCTCGATCACCGATCCCTACCTGCGCGAGCGGCTGTCCGACCTGGAAGACCTGGCCAACCGGCTGATGCGGCATCTGGCCGGCAAGACCGAGACGGCGGCGGGCGACGAGTTGCCGGAAGAGGCGATTCTGATCGCCCGCAGCATGGGCCCGGCCGAACTGCTGGATTACGACCGCACGCGGCTGAAGGCGGTGGTGCTGGAGGAAGGCTCGCAGACCAGCCATGTCGCCATCGTTGCGCGCGGCTTGGGGATTCCGCTGGTCGGCGGCTGCGAAAGGGTGCTGGAACGGGTCGATCCCGGCGACGTCGTCATCGCCGACGGCGATACCGGCCAGGTGATCTTCCGGCCGACCCAGGAGGTCGCCGCCGCCTTTGCCGAGAACCTGCGGATCAGGGTCGAGCAGCGGGCGGAATACGCCGCCCTGCGCGATGTCCCGGCCGAGACCCGCGACGGCGTGCCGATCAAGCTGTACATGAACGCGGGCCTCATGGTCGACCTGCCGCACCTGGTCGAAACCGGGGCGGATGGCATCGGCCTGTTCCGGACCGAGCTGCAGTTCATGGTCTCCTCGACCATGCCCCGCCTGGCGGCGCAGATCGAACTCTATGCCAATGTGCTGGCCTCGGCGGGCGACCGGCCGGTGATTTTCCGCACCCTGGACGTGGGCGGCGACAAGGTGCTGCCCTACCTGGGCGCCGCCCGCGAGGAGAACCCGGCCCTGGGCTGGCGGGCGATCCGCCTGGTGCTCGATCGGCCGGCGCTGCTGCGCTACCAGTTGCGGGCGCTGCTGATTGCGGCGGCGGGCCGGACCTTGCATGTGATGTTCCCGATGGTCGCGGATGTGGCGGAGTTCCGCCAGGCGCGGCAGATCCTGGAAGTGGAGCGGCGGCGCCTGGACCGCCTGGGCCGGCCGCTGCCCGAGGCGATCCGGGTCGGCACCATGCTGGAAGTCCCGGCGCTGGCCTATCAATTGCCGGCCCTGCTGCCGCTGGTCGACTTCATCTCGATCGGGTCGAACGACCTGCTGCAGTTCTTCTTTGCCGCCGATCGCGGCAATCCCAAGGTCTCGGGCCGCTATGATATTCTGGCGCCGGCCGCGCTGAAGCTGCTGAAAGGCATCAACGATGCCTGCACCCAGGCCAATGTTCCGGTTTCGCTCTGCGGCGAAATGGCCGGCCGCCCGCTCGAGGCGATGACCCTGATCGGCCTGGGCTTCCGCTCGATCTCGATGAACGCGGTCTCGATCGGGCCTGTGAAGGCCATGCTGAGAGGCCTGAATGTCGGGGATTTCCGGGCCTATATCGACCGGTTGATCGACGGGCCCGATCGCACCCTGCGCGGCAAGATCGAAAGCTTCGCCCGCGACCACGGCGTTCGCATTTAA
- a CDS encoding helix-turn-helix domain-containing protein, whose translation MALGNRKPYLVQPDDPTPYAPDGGNQYQGVGALLRDARLSYGRTTAEIGAALKIKAVHLDALERGDIDGIPGLTYALGYLRSYAGALGLDGEGAVNAFKAELNRTPETRPLVFPAPVQEAKFPTGRVLSLSVVLAVLVYGSYYYLSRSNTFPAETVPAVPAELAETPPAPPPAPVAAAPTTSPTSAYAAQSSAYGAAAPDAPAAVAPASPAPAPALTVSPGAPAFPGALPSVVAAPPGSAPAPAPADIAPPPATPPADTTAAVAVPAPSAVPGEGRVVLKATDAAWVQIQGSGNEMLFTKILRAGETYVVPARTDVTLVTGNAGALEIFVDGKSIGPLGAAGQVRRNVPLDPDKLLGGAARPPA comes from the coding sequence ATGGCACTGGGCAACCGCAAGCCATATCTGGTCCAGCCGGACGATCCGACGCCCTACGCGCCGGATGGTGGCAATCAATACCAAGGCGTCGGCGCGCTGCTTCGCGATGCACGCCTGTCCTATGGCCGAACCACGGCCGAAATCGGCGCCGCGCTGAAGATCAAGGCCGTCCATCTCGATGCGCTGGAGCGTGGCGACATCGACGGCATTCCCGGGCTCACCTACGCCCTGGGCTATCTCCGCTCCTATGCCGGTGCCCTGGGCCTCGATGGCGAGGGGGCGGTCAATGCCTTCAAGGCGGAACTGAACCGCACGCCCGAAACCCGGCCGCTGGTCTTCCCGGCGCCGGTGCAGGAAGCCAAGTTCCCCACCGGCCGCGTCCTGTCGTTGTCGGTCGTGCTCGCGGTGCTGGTCTACGGCAGCTACTACTATCTTTCGCGCTCGAACACCTTCCCGGCGGAGACTGTCCCGGCCGTGCCCGCTGAATTGGCCGAAACGCCGCCGGCACCGCCGCCAGCCCCTGTTGCCGCGGCGCCGACGACCAGCCCGACGTCGGCCTATGCCGCCCAATCGTCGGCTTACGGCGCGGCCGCCCCCGATGCCCCGGCCGCCGTTGCGCCGGCGTCGCCCGCACCCGCGCCGGCACTGACCGTATCGCCCGGCGCGCCGGCCTTCCCCGGTGCCTTGCCCAGCGTCGTTGCCGCACCCCCCGGTTCGGCACCGGCGCCGGCACCTGCCGATATCGCGCCGCCGCCGGCAACCCCGCCCGCCGACACGACGGCCGCGGTCGCCGTACCCGCGCCCTCTGCCGTTCCGGGCGAGGGCAGGGTGGTGCTGAAGGCGACCGATGCCGCCTGGGTGCAGATCCAGGGCTCGGGCAACGAGATGCTGTTCACCAAGATCCTGCGCGCGGGCGAGACCTATGTGGTGCCGGCCCGCACCGATGTCACGCTGGTGACCGGCAACGCGGGTGCCCTGGAAATCTTCGTCGACGGCAAGTCGATCGGGCCATTGGGGGCCGCGGGGCAGGTTCGCCGTAACGTGCCCCTCGATCCCGACAAGCTGCTGGGCGGCGCGGCGCGGCCACCGGCCTGA
- the ispG gene encoding flavodoxin-dependent (E)-4-hydroxy-3-methylbut-2-enyl-diphosphate synthase: MMSVRPYREIHRRKSRQIRVGNVLVGGDAPITVQTMTNTVTSDVAGTIAQIQQAEAAGVDIVRVSCPDEDSTAALKAIVRAVKVPVVADIHFHYRRAIEAAEAGAACLRINPGNIGSAARVREVVKAAKDHGLSMRIGVNAGSLERDLLERYGEPCPEAMVESALNHARILEDNDFREFKISVKASDVFLAVAAYQGLAEACDYPLHLGVTEAGGLTTGTVKSSIGIGSLLWAGIGDTIRVSLSADPVEEVKVGFEILKGLGLRHRGVSIISCPSCARQAFQVIKTVETLEKRLAHISTPITLSIIGCVVNGPGEARETMIGVTGGGNGNHMVYVNGVTDHKTKDGEMIDHVVDLVEKRAAEIEAAKAAAEAAE; encoded by the coding sequence ATCATGAGCGTTCGTCCCTATCGCGAAATCCACCGCCGCAAGAGCCGGCAGATCCGGGTCGGCAATGTGCTGGTCGGCGGCGATGCGCCGATCACCGTCCAGACCATGACCAACACGGTCACGTCGGACGTCGCGGGAACCATCGCCCAGATCCAGCAGGCCGAGGCCGCCGGTGTCGACATCGTGCGCGTGTCCTGCCCCGACGAGGACTCGACGGCCGCGCTCAAGGCCATCGTCCGGGCAGTGAAGGTGCCGGTCGTGGCCGACATCCATTTTCATTATCGCCGGGCGATCGAGGCGGCCGAGGCGGGCGCGGCCTGCCTGCGCATCAACCCGGGCAATATCGGCTCGGCGGCGCGGGTGCGCGAAGTCGTCAAGGCGGCCAAGGACCATGGCCTGTCCATGCGCATCGGCGTCAACGCCGGCAGCCTGGAGCGCGACCTGCTCGAGCGCTACGGCGAGCCGTGCCCCGAGGCCATGGTCGAATCCGCGCTCAACCACGCTCGCATCCTGGAAGACAACGACTTCAGGGAATTCAAGATCAGCGTGAAGGCCTCGGACGTGTTCCTGGCCGTGGCCGCCTATCAGGGCCTGGCTGAGGCGTGCGACTATCCGCTGCACCTGGGCGTGACCGAGGCTGGCGGCCTGACCACCGGCACGGTCAAGTCGTCGATCGGCATCGGCTCGCTCTTGTGGGCCGGCATCGGCGACACCATCCGCGTCTCGCTCTCGGCCGATCCGGTCGAGGAGGTGAAGGTCGGCTTCGAGATCCTAAAAGGCCTGGGCCTGCGCCATCGCGGCGTCTCGATCATCTCGTGCCCGTCCTGCGCCCGCCAGGCGTTCCAGGTGATCAAGACGGTGGAGACGCTGGAAAAGCGCCTGGCCCATATCTCGACGCCGATCACCCTGTCGATCATCGGCTGCGTGGTGAACGGCCCGGGCGAAGCGCGCGAGACCATGATCGGCGTCACCGGCGGCGGCAACGGCAATCACATGGTCTATGTGAATGGCGTGACCGATCACAAGACCAAGGACGGCGAGATGATCGACCACGTGGTCGACCTGGTCGAGAAGCGCGCTGCCGAGATCGAGGCGGCGAAAGCCGCCGCCGAGGCCGCCGAGTAG
- the hisS gene encoding histidine--tRNA ligase, with the protein MAALQPVRGTHDLIGEDARRHAHIIGIFKAVAQRYGFQEISTPIFEFSEVFHRTLGETSDVVSKETYTFTDRGGESITLRPEMTAGIARAFISGGLAKDLPLKLYGWGPMFRYERPQKGRLRQFHQVDVELLGVAEPQADIEVLSLGHDFLSDLGLIDRVELHLNTLGDPESRQAYRTALVDYFSGFLDKLSKDSKRRLDRNPMRILDSKDEGDKVIVAGAPRMFDYLNEASRAFFDKVKAGLDTLGIAYVLDERLVRGLDYYSHTAWEFVTTDLGAQGTVLGGGRYDGLIPLMGGPQTPGIGFAAGIERLGMMIETPAVPARAIAIVPIGEAAEVPALRIAHRLRQAGFVVEQGYRGNVGKRLERASKNGARVALLIGEEELAAGVVKRRDLDTREELALPLDGLEEALGAYR; encoded by the coding sequence TTGGCAGCGTTGCAGCCCGTCCGCGGCACTCACGACCTCATCGGCGAGGACGCGCGACGCCATGCCCATATCATCGGGATCTTCAAGGCCGTGGCCCAGCGCTATGGTTTTCAGGAAATCTCGACGCCGATCTTCGAATTCTCGGAAGTGTTCCACCGCACCCTGGGCGAGACCTCGGACGTCGTCTCGAAGGAGACCTATACCTTCACCGACCGCGGCGGCGAGTCGATCACGCTACGGCCCGAGATGACCGCCGGCATCGCCCGCGCCTTCATCTCCGGCGGGCTGGCCAAGGACCTGCCCCTGAAGCTCTATGGCTGGGGCCCGATGTTCCGCTACGAACGGCCGCAGAAGGGCCGCCTGCGCCAGTTTCACCAGGTCGATGTCGAATTGCTGGGGGTGGCCGAACCCCAGGCCGATATCGAGGTCCTGTCCCTGGGCCATGACTTCCTCAGCGACCTGGGCCTGATCGACCGGGTCGAACTGCATCTCAATACCCTGGGCGATCCTGAAAGCCGGCAGGCCTATCGCACGGCGCTGGTCGATTACTTCTCGGGCTTCCTCGACAAGCTCTCGAAGGACAGCAAGCGGCGCCTGGATCGCAATCCCATGCGGATCCTCGATTCCAAGGACGAGGGCGACAAGGTGATCGTGGCCGGCGCGCCGCGCATGTTCGACTATCTGAACGAGGCCTCCCGCGCCTTCTTCGACAAGGTGAAGGCCGGGCTCGACACCCTGGGGATTGCCTATGTCCTCGACGAGCGGCTGGTGCGCGGCCTCGATTACTACAGCCACACCGCCTGGGAATTCGTCACCACGGACCTGGGCGCCCAGGGAACCGTGCTGGGTGGCGGTCGCTACGATGGCCTGATCCCGCTGATGGGCGGGCCGCAGACGCCGGGCATCGGCTTTGCCGCCGGCATCGAGCGGCTGGGCATGATGATCGAGACGCCGGCGGTGCCGGCCCGGGCGATCGCGATCGTGCCGATCGGCGAAGCGGCGGAGGTGCCGGCGCTGCGGATCGCCCATCGTCTGCGCCAGGCCGGCTTCGTGGTCGAGCAGGGCTATCGCGGCAATGTCGGCAAGCGGCTGGAACGGGCGTCGAAGAACGGCGCACGGGTGGCGCTGCTGATCGGCGAGGAGGAGTTGGCGGCCGGCGTCGTCAAGCGGCGCGACCTCGACACGCGGGAGGAGCTTGCCCTGCCGCTCGATGGTCTCGAGGAAGCACTGGGCGCGTATCGCTGA